One Gossypium hirsutum isolate 1008001.06 chromosome A11, Gossypium_hirsutum_v2.1, whole genome shotgun sequence genomic window carries:
- the LOC107922891 gene encoding uncharacterized protein: MALQWMILTYVVAAEAALALLLTLPSPKLLKNRLVSLISLILQPALFIVPFAGFQLLDIYWKNEHRLMCTSEICTAAERDRYEKSFYKSQRNVILCVTACLLYWCIQRICKYNKEIQSLEEIEKRYKDE; the protein is encoded by the exons ATGGCGTTGCAGTGGATGATTCTAACGTACGTGGTTGCAGCTGAGGCAGCACTGGCTCTCCTCTTGACGCTTCCCTCTCCCAAGCTCTTGAAGAACCGTTTGGTCTCTCTCATCTCTCTCATTCTGCAACCTGCCCTTTTCATTGTTCCCTTTGCCGGATTCCAGCTCTTAG ATATTTACTGGAAGAACGAGCACCGCTTGATGTGTACCTCTGAGATCTGCACCGCTGCTGAGAGAGATCGTTACGAGAAATCT TTCTACAAATCTCAAAGAAACGTGATTCTGTGCGTAACCGCATGCCTGCTTTATTG GTGCATCCAACGCATTTGCAAGTATAACAAGGAAATTCAGAGCTTGGAGGAAATAGAGAAGAGATACAAGGACGAGTAG
- the LOC107923846 gene encoding cell division cycle-associated protein 7: MGKLRAKSDYESLRNARIVENQARLASLGVHKTISDLRSIVSSAKPKVRKWQKKDNVITPVRRSTRFKGTPLSSSLASNSLRRSNRLRGKAIDFEEREEGTDSYSSEGKEKRPANAPLVTIDDASLQLSPEDSSRRCNRKEGRGSVYNSICGICCHFCRQKTLCAENDCKRCGNLDVNQPCIGKTDCSVCHSSNGVLCRACLKIRYGEELEEVRENKEWMCPHCIEEKGINPYWICNSSLCLKNRKMTPTGIAIYRARELGYKSVAHLLMDELQRKNPSRLMICSK, encoded by the exons ATGGGAAAGCTTAGAGCCAAATCCGACTATGAAAGTCTGAGGAATGCTCGCATTGTAGAGAACCAGGCTCGATTAGCTTCTCTGGGAGTGCACAAAACCATCTCCGACCTAAGGTCCATCGTTTCCTCTGCAAAACCTAAGGTCCGAAAATGGCAGAAAAAGGATAACGTTATCACGCCTGTGCGCCGCTCCACTCGTTTCAAGGGAACCCCTCTTTCTTCATCTCTCGCCAGCAATTCTTTGCGTAGATCTAACCGGCTTAGGG GAAAAGCGATTGATTTTGAAGAACGGGAAGAAGGGACTGATTCTTATTCAAGCGAAGGGAAAGAAAAAAGGCCTGCAAATGCTCCATTGGTCACGATTGATGATGCGAGTCTTCAATTGTCACCAGAGGATTCTTCTCGGCGCTGCAATCGAAAGGAGGGGAGGGGCAGTGTTTACAACTCTATTTGTGGAATTTGCTGCCATTTCTGCAG GCAAAAGACATTATGTGCTGAGAACGACTGCAAGCGATGTGGTAATCTCGATGTTAATCAGCCGTGCATAG GAAAGACGGATTGTTCAGTTTGTCACTCTAGCAATGGTGTTCTGTGTCGGGCTTGTCTCAAGATTAGGTATGGTGAAG AACTGGAAGAGGTACGAGAAAATAAGGAATGGATGTGCCCACACTGCATAGAAGAAAAAGGGATCAATCCTTATTGGATATGTAATAG TTCATTGTGTCTGAAGAATCGAAAGATGACTCCAACAGGAATAGCAATCTACAGAG CTCGGGAGTTGGGATACAAATCGGTTGCGCATCTGCTGATGGATGAGCTTCAGCGTAAAAATCCTTCAAGATTGATGATATGCAGCAAGTGA
- the LOC107923847 gene encoding protein COFACTOR ASSEMBLY OF COMPLEX C SUBUNIT B CCB3, chloroplastic, with amino-acid sequence MATSSHLLRNVFIKGSGWQPLLLKTNNFAISERLRHRSKKFSYLGGHRLSYCCLAVSNSTFQLLPSSLREPPHIAGIETSIKLNMPPDVVTSDLSRTFLLADLDPATAKLAIGILGPFLSAFAFLFILRIVMSWYPKLPVEKFPYVIAYAPTEPFLTATRKVIPPLGGVDVTPVVWFGLVSFLNEILVGPQGLLVLISQQVS; translated from the exons ATGGCGACGTCCTCTCACCTTCTACGCAACGTTTTCATTAAAG GATCAGGCTGGCAACCTCTGTTGTTGAAGACCAACAATTTTGCTATATCT GAAAGATTGAGGCATCGTAGCAAGAAATTTTCATATCTAGGAGGCCATCGACTCTCGTATTGCTGCCTAGCTGTTTCAAATTCTACCTTTCAACTCTTGCCATCTAGTTTAAGGGAGCCACCGCATATTGCTGGAATCGAAACAAGCATTAAGCTCAACATGCCCCCTGATGTTGTTACCTCGGATCTAAGTAGGACATTCTTACTGGCCGATTTGGACCCTGCCACTGCTAAACTGGCAATTGGTATCTTAGGGCCATTTCTCTCAGCATTTGCCTTTCTATTTATTCTGAGAATAGTCATGTCTTGGTACCCTAAGCTTCCGGTGGAGAAATTCCCATATGTCATTGCTTATGCTCCCACTGAACCCTTTCTTACTGCAACCCGAAAGGTGATACCTCCTCTTGGCGGAGTGGATGTAACTCCCGTTGTGTGGTTCGGGTTGGTTAGTTTCCTTAACGAGATCCTGGTCGGGCCGCAAGGGCTTCTGGTTCTTATCTCGCAACAGGTTAGCTAG
- the LOC107923848 gene encoding SEED MATURATION PROTEIN 1, whose protein sequence is MAQSKDDIKHATAQAKQSEDESLRVAYKHGTPLEAGKIADSSPVDLFSSAQRVQNSSSPSPPPPQSNTSTANNADSTSSANT, encoded by the coding sequence ATGGCACAAAGCAAGGACGATATAAAGCATGCAACCGCGCAGGCCAAGCAGTCTGAGGATGAGAGCTTGAGGGTAGCATACAAGCACGGCACTCCTCTTGAAGCTGGCAAAATAGCCGACTCTTCACCTGTTGATCTCTTTTCCAGTGCCCAACGTGTTCAAAATTCCTCCTCCCCATCGCCGCCTCCACCTCAATCTAACACTAGTACTGCTAACAATGCTGATTCCACCTCCTCTGCTAATACATAA
- the LOC107923845 gene encoding probable serine/threonine protein kinase IREH1, whose translation MVFKNKLFFSSSKKSGSSSPDGSSNSPRSTSNSPIRSDKKKPKASLPNSDSQQIPNSPSLFTPTAFKPTQVKDGPARKDLKPSEPQTPVAKPSSSTSKKPDAKDGPSSVSPLLASSLGLNRIKTRSGPLPQESFFSFRGEKSAAASVLGASNLSRPGGSSSAGGGGSSGKSGSGKKDGLNQRLLQESLLDNVSNSDSMSPGSGSGGWHSREQSPGVQGKSRLQNGESSSEAGRLKSSRRHSGVLKSSDFCTPETSYDCENSKESESPRFQAILRLTSGPQKRFPADIKSFSHELNSKGVRPFPFWKPRRLNNLEEIVVVIRAKFDKAKEEVNSDLAIFAADLVGLLEKNSESHPEWQETIEDLLVLARSCAMTPPGEFWLQCEGIVQELDDKRQELPPGTLKQLYTRMLFILTRCTRLLQFHKESGLAEDEPVIQLRQSRVLHAADKRTSSGVLREAKSLSASKASKASSSKKSYSQEQHWRKDHLVLPGSLITSIDDAQKNLESSASRDRIASWKKLPSPAKKSPKEVTASKEQNNSMIETWKKTGASDVDLAAVKLQEPTPAKESQEHCSKHQHKVSWGYWGDQPNVSEESSIICRICEEEVPTSNVEDHSRICAVADCCDQKGLSVDERLVRIAEMLEKMTDLFANKDMQHVGSPDVAKVSNSSVTEESDVLSPKLSDWSRRGSEDMLDCFPEVDNSVLMDDLKGLPSMSCKTRFGPKSDQGMTTSSAGSMTPRSPLLTPRNSQIDLLLAGKGAFSEQEDLPQMNELADIARCVANTPSVDDRSVPYLLSCLEDLRLVIDRRKFDALTVETFGARIEKLIREKYLQFCELVEDEKLDISNTVIDEDAPLEDDVVRSLRTSPIHSSKDRTSIDDFEIIKPISRGAFGRVFLAKKRTTGDLFAIKVLKKADMIRKNAVESILAERNILISVRNPFVVRFFYSFTCRENLYLVMEYLNGGDLYSLLRNLGCLDEEVARVYIAEVVLALEYLHSLHVVHRDLKPDNLLIAHDGHIKLTDFGLSKVGLINSTDDLSGPAVSGTSLLDDEQPQLSASEHQQERRKKRSAVGTPDYLAPEILLGTGHGATADWWSVGVILFELIVGIPPFNAEHPQIIFDNILNRKIPWPRAPEEMSLEAKDLIDGLLTEDPNQRLGAKGASEVKQHVFFKDINWDTLARQKAAFVPSSDSALDTSYFTSRYSWNTSNDHTYPGSDFDDSSDADSLSGSSSCMSNRQDEVGDECGGLAEFESGSSVNYSFSNFSFKNLSQLASINYDLLSKGWKDDHPANSNA comes from the exons ATGGTGTTCAAGAACAAGCTCTTCTTTTCCTCTTCTAAGAAATCGGGTTCTTCTAGTCCTGATGGATCATCCAATAGCCCTCGTTCCACTTCTAATTCCCCGATCCGATCCGATAAGAAAAAACCCAAAGCTTCTCTTCCCAACTCTGATTCACAACAGATCCCTAATTCACCTTCCCTTTTTACTCCTACTGCTTTTAAGCCAACCCAAGTCAAAGATGGACCCGCTCGCAAGGACCTCAAACCCAGCGAACCCCAAACCCCAGTTGCTAAACCTTCTTCCTCTACCTCCAAGAAACCCGATGCTAAGGACGGGCCTTCCTCTGTCTCGCCTTTACTCGCCTCTTCCTTGGGGTTGAATCGGATTAAAACTCGCTCCGGTCCCTTGCCCCAGGAGAGTTTTTTCAGTTTTAGAGGGGAGAAAAGTGCCGCCGCTTCGGTGCTTGGAGCTAGTAACTTGTCCAGGCCTGGAGGTTCGAGTAGTGCTGGGGGCGGTGGTAGTTCAGGGAAATCGGGTTCTGGGAAGAAAGATGGGTTGAACCAGAGGTTATTGCAAGAGAGTTTGCTTGATAATGTGAGCAATTCGGATAGTATGTCACCTGGAAGTGGTAGTGGTGGATGGCACTCGAGAGAGCAGAGCCCTGGTGTACAGGGGAAGTCTCGGTTGCAGAATGGGGAATCATCCTCTGAAGCTG GACGACTTAAATCATCACGGAGGCACTCTGGAGTATTAAAAAGTTCTGATTTTTGTACGCCAGAG ACTTCATATGATTGTGAAAACTCCAAGGAGTCTGAATCCCCCCGTTTTCAAGCCATTCTTCGCCTTACTAGTGGGCCACAGAAGAGGTTTCCAGCTGATATTAAGAGCTTTTcccatgaattaaattcaaaagGAGTACGGCCTTTTCCATTTTGGAAACCTAGACGCTTAAACAACTTGGAG GAAATTGTGGTTGTGATTCGGGCAAAATTTGACAAAGCAAAAGAGGAAGTGAACTCTGATTTGGCTATTTTTGCTGCCGATCTGGTTGGACTTCTTGAAAAGAACTCTGAAAGTCATCCTGAGTGGCAGGAAACTATTGAGGATTTGCTGGTTCTGGCTCGAAGCTGTGCTATGACACCACCCGGAGAGTTTTGGCTTCAGTGTGAAGGCATTGTTCAGGAGTTAGATGATAAGCGTCAAGAACTTCCTCCAGGAACACTGAAGCAGCTGTATACACGGATGCTTTTCATTCTCACAAGGTGTACAAGATTGTTGCAGTTTCACAAAGAAAGTGGGCTGGCTGAGGATGAACCTGTGATACAGCTTCGCCAATCTAGAGTCCTGCATGCTGCAGACAAGAGAACTTCCTCTGGAGTCCTAAGAGAAGCAAAAAGTTTGAGTGCTTCAAAGGCGTCAAAAGCCTCCTCATCTAAGAAATCTTATAGTCAGGAGCAACATTGGAGGAAGGACCATCTTGTGCTGCCTGGAAGTTTGATCACTTCCATTGATGACGCTCAAAAGAACTTGGAATCTTCTGCAAGTAGAGATAGGATAGCTTCCTGGAAGAAACTCCCGTCTCCTGCCAAAAAAAGTCCAAAGGAAGTAACTGCTTCCAAGGAGCAAAACAATAGTATGATTGAAACCTGGAAAAAAACAGGAGCTTCTGATGTAGATCTGGCTGCTGTTAAGCTTCAGGAACCTACTCCTGCAAAAGAATCTCAAGAACATTGTTCCAAGCACCAGCACAAAGTTTCTTGGGGTTATTGGGGAGACCAACCGAATGTTTCTGAAGAAAGTTCTATAATATGCCGCATTTGTGAGGAGGAGGTTCCCACCTCAAATGTGGAAGATCACTCAAGAATATGTGCTGTTGCTGATTGTTGCGATCAGAAGGGTTTAAGCGTTGATGAACGCCTTGTAAGAATTGCTGAAATGCTTGAGAAAATGACAgacttatttgctaataaggatATGCAACATGTAGGGAGTCCAGATGTTGCTAAAGTATCAAATTCGAGTGTGACTGAAGAATCTGATGTCCTATCTCCTAAACTAAGTGATTGGTCCAGGAGAGGTTCAGAAGACATGCTTGACTGTTTTCCTGAAGTGGATAATTCAGTTCTTATGGATGACCTTAAGGGTTTGCCTTCAATGTCATGTAAAACTCGCTTTGGTCCAAAGTCTGATCAAGGAATGACAACATCATCTGCAGGAAGCATGACTCCCAGATCTCCTTTATTGACACCAAGAAATAGTCAAATAGACTTGTTATTGGCAGGCAAGGGTGCTTTTTCAGAGCAAGAAGATCTTCCACAG ATGAATGAACTTGCTGATATTGCCAGATGTGTAGCAAATACACCATCAGTTGATGATCGGTCTGTGCCATATTTGCTGTCTTGTCTTGAAGACTTGAGACTTGTCATAGACCGCAGAAAATTTGATGCACTTACAGTAGAAACGTTTGGTGCGCGCATTGAGAAGCTGATCAG ggAGAAGTACTTGCAGTTCTGTGAGCTAGTCGAGGATGAAAAGCTTGATATATCAAACACTGTCATTGATGAGGATGCTCCTTTAGAGGATGATGTGGTTCGTAGCTTGAGAACTAGCCCTATCCATTCATCTAAGGACCGTACCTCCATAGATGACTTTGAGATAATAAAACCAATTAGTCGTGGAGCATTTGGGCGTGTTTTCTTAGCTAAAAAGAGAACAACAGGGGATCTTTTCGCAATAAAG GTTCTAAAGAAGGCAGATATGATTCGCAAGAATGCAGTCGAAAGCATATTAGCAGAGCGTAATATTTTGATCTCAGTCCGCAACCCATTTGTG GTTCGCTTCTTCTATTCATTTACTTGCCGTGAGAACTTGTATCTTGTGATGGAGTATCTAAATGGAGGTGATTTATATTCATTGTTGAGAAATTTAGGCTGCTTGGATGAAGAGGTTGCTCGTGTGTACATAGCGGAAGTT GTGCTTGCCTTGGAGTATTTACACTCTCTGCATGTGGTTCATCGTGATTTGAAGCCTGATAATTTGTTGATTGCACACGATGGTCATATCAAG TTGACAGATTTTGGGCTTTCAAAGGTTGGTCTCATCAACAGTACTGATGACTTGTCTGGTCCAGCAGTTAGTGGAACATCTCTACTTGATGATGAGCAGCCTCAGTTATCTGCATCTGAGCATCAGCAAGAGAGGCGGAAGAAACGTTCTGCTGTTGGTACACCTGACTATTTGGCACCTGAGATTCTTTTGGGAACAGGACATG GTGCAACTGCGGATTGGTGGTCTGTGGGTGTAATTTTATTTGAACTGATTGTCGGCATTCCACCCTTCAATGCAGAGCATCCACAG ATAATATTTGATAATATTCTCAACCGTAAAATACCTTGGCCACGGGCACCAGAAGAAATGAGCCTTGAAGCAAAGGATTTAATTGATgg GTTGTTGACAGAAGATCCTAATCAGAGACTTGGAGCCAAAGGAGCATCAGAG GTGAAGCAACATGTATTTTTCAAAGATATCAATTGGGACACTCTTGCAAGGCAAAAG GCTGCCTTTGTTCCCAGTTCAGACAGTGCACTTGATACTAGTTACTTTACCAGTCGCTACTCATGGAATACTTCAAATGACCACACATATCCTGGTAGTGATTTTGATGATTCCAGTGATGCTGACAGCTTAAGTGGCAGTAGTAGTTGCATGAGCAACCGGCAAGATGAAGTG GGAGATGAATGTGGAGGTCTTGCTGAATTTGAGTCCGGTTCATCAGTAAATTATTCTTTCAGTAATTTCTCCTTTAAG AATCTATCCCAGCTCGCATCGATTAACTATGACCTGCTTTCTAAAGGGTGGAAGGACGATCATCCAGCCAATTCTAATGCATAG
- the LOC107924667 gene encoding TPR repeat-containing thioredoxin TDX: MDASKVADLKLLVDQCKSNPSIIHTPSLSFFKSYLLSLGAQIPTDPRTDRGGVKMEEPEQHSDDKKPYFSNEEDDDIIESDVELDNNGVVEPDNNPPQKMGDSSVEVTEEKRDAAQSEKLKAMDAISGGKLDEAIDYLTEAIMLNPTSAILYATRASVFVKLSQPNAAIRDADAALKINPDSAKGYKVRGMARAMLGQWEEAASDLHVASKLDYDEEIGSVLKKVEPNAHKIEEHRRKYERLRKERELKRSERQRQQKKAEAQDQEALSAFKDGQVIGVHSTSELEIKLNAATRTSRLMILYFTATWCGPCRFISPLYTSLAAKYAKVVFLKVDIDKGRDVAARWNISSVPTFFFIRNGKEVDKVVGADKTTLESKIAQYAS; encoded by the exons ATGGATGCTTCAAAGGTAGCAGACTTAAAGCTCCTTGTTGATCAGTGCAAATCAAACCCTTCAATTATCCACACTCCCTCTCTTTCCTTCTTCAAGTCCTATCTCCTAAG tCTGGGAGCTCAAATTCCAACCGACCCACGGACG GATAGAGGTGGTGTTAAAATGGAAGAGCCTGAGCAACACTCTGATGACAAGAAACCCTATTtttcaaatgaagaagatgatgatattatTGAGTCCGATGTCGAGTTAGATAATAACGGTGTTGTGGAACCTGACAACAATCCTCCACAAAAA ATGGGAGACTCTTCGGTTGAAGTTACGGAGGAAAAGCGGGATGCTGCTCAATCGGAAAAATTAAAAGCCATGGATGCGATATCTGGAG GTAAGCTGGATGAAGCTATAGATTATCTAACAGAAGCTATCATGTTAAATCCCACCTCAGCAATACTATATGCAACTAGAG CTAGTGTCTTTGTTAAATTGAGCCAACCAAATGCTGCAATCCGTGATGCTGATGCAGCTTTAAAG ATCAATCCTGACTCAGCAAAAGGATATAAAGTTCGAGGGATGGCAAGGGCCATGCTTGGCCAATGGGAAGAAGCAGCAAGTGATCTGCATGTAGCGTCAAAGTTAGATTATGATGAGGAGATTGGTTCCGTACTCAAAAAG GTGGAACCTAATGCACACAAAATTGAAGAGCATCGCAGGAAATATGAACGCCTGCGGAAAGAAAGGGAACTAAAAAGGAGTGAACGTCAGAGGCAACAGAAGAAAGCTGAGGCACAA GATCAGGAAGCATTATCTGCTTTTAAAGATG GCCAGGTTATTGGCGTTCATTCCACCAGCGAGCTGGAAATTAAGTTAAATGCTGCTACAAGAACATCACGGCTGATGATATTGTACTTCACCGCAACGTGGTGTGGTCCCTGCCGCTTCATTTCTCCTCTCTATACGAGTTTAGCTGCAAAATATGCAAAAGTAGTGTTCTTAAAAGTGGATATAGACAAGGGTAGGGATGTGGCAGCGCGATGGAACATTAGCAGTGTTCCTACCTTCTTCTttataagaaatggaaaggaagtTGATAAGGTAGTTGGGGCTGATAAAACTACACTTGAAAGTAAGATTGCCCAATATGCAAGCTGA
- the LOC107923923 gene encoding ERAD-associated E3 ubiquitin-protein ligase component HRD3A: MTNVNVARMKHLSLSLSLSLSLFLFQSLEWISRFDRLLISCDFFSPPKSQVFFYLFPHQIQCSDKSSLFPTHTYIIIIIMSRSSCHLFLSLFLLLFSLFPFPLLARPFVLVLSQDDLKDVQNDDASPLDSDSSWDDDDFGGTHVKPDDELDPGSWRRLFEPPTTLLSPSHDTSLDSYYAAVQKIISASNNGDARLMEEAAAEIETAANADGDPHARSVLGFLYGMGMMRERNKAKAFLNHYFAAEGGNAQSKMALAYTYSRQDMHEKAVKLYAELAETAVNSFLISKDSPVIEPIRIHNGAEENKEALKKSRGEDDEDFQILEYQAQKGNAGAMYKMGLFYYFGLRGLRRDHSKALMWFLKAVDKGEPRSLELLGEIYARGAGIERNYTKALEWLSLASEHGLYSAYNGMGYLHVKGYGVEKNYTKAKEYFDKAADNEDAGGHYNLGVMYLKGIGVKRDVKIACKCFIVAANAGQPKAFYQLAKMFHTGVGLKKNLPMATALYKLVAERGPWSSLSRWALESYLKGDMGKAFLLYSRMAELGYEIAQSNAAWILDKYGERSMCMGESGACTDAERHQRAHSLWWQASEQGNEHAALLIGDAYYYGRGTVRDYERAAEAYKHAKSQSNAQAMFNLGYMHEHGQGLPFDLHLAKRYYDQALELDPAAKLPVTLALASLWVRKNYADSFLVHIIDSLPEVYPRVEEWVENVIMEEGNATILTLFVCLLTVLYLRERQRRHAIAAAGAHEPNEHVVPAAR; encoded by the exons ATGACAAATGTAAACGTGGCAAGAATGAAgcacctctctctctctctctctctatctctATCTCTGTTTCTCTTTCAGTCTCTGGAATGGATATCTCGATTCGACCGTCTTCTGATCTCATGTGACTTCTTCTCCCCCCCCAAATCACAGGTATTCTTTTACCTTTTCCCCCACCAAATCCAGTGCTCCGACAAATCCTCCCTGTTTCCGACACACAcctacatcatcatcatcatcatgtcTAGGTCAAGCTGCCATCTCTTCCTTTCCCTCTTCCTCCTCCTTTTCTCCCTTTTCCCGTTTCCCCTCCTCGCCCGCCCTTTCGTTCTCGTTCTCTCCCAAGACGACCTCAAGGATGTCCAAAACGACGATGCTTCCCCTCTCGATTCCGATTCTTCTTGGGACGACGATGACTTCGGCGGTACTCATGTTAAGCCTGATGACGAGCTCGATCCTGGATCTTGGCGCCGTCTCTTCGAGCCACCTACTACCCTTCTCTCCCCTTCTCATGATACTTCCCTCGATTCTTACTACGCCGCCGTCCAAAAAATCATCTCCGCTTCCAACAACGGAGACGCCAGGTTGATGGAGGAAGCCGCGGCTGAGATCGAGACCGCTGCTAATGCGGACGGTGATCCGCACGCTCGTTCGGTGTTAGGTTTTTTGTACGGGATGGGGATGATGCGTGAGAGAAACAAAGCTAAAGCATTTTTGAATCATTATTTCGCTGCCGAAGGTGGTAATGCCCAGTCCAAGATGGCTTTGGCTTACACTTACTCGCGTCAAGAT ATGCATGAAAAAGCTGTTAAATTATATGCTGAACTGGCAGAAACAGCGGTAAACAGTTTCTTGATATCCAAAGATTCGCCGGTAATAGAACCGATTAGGATACACAATGGAGCTGAGGAGAACAAGGAAGCTTTGAAGAAATCAAGAGGTGAAGACGATGAAGATTTTCAGATATTGGAATATCAAGCACAGAAAGGGAATGCCGGTGCTATGTACAAAATGGGTCTTTTTTACTATTTCGGATTGAGAGGGTTGCGCCGTGATCATTCCAAGGCTTTGATGTGGTTTTTGAAAGCTGTGGATAAAGGGGAGCCTAGGTCTCTTGAACTTCTTGGTGAGATTTATGCTAGAGGGGCTGGAATTGAAAGGAATTATACCAAGGCTCTTGAGTGGCTTTCACTTGCATCCGAACATGGGCTTTATTCAGCTTACAATGGGATGGGCTATTTACATGTTAAAGGCTATGGTGTGGAGAAGAACTATACCAAA GCAAAAGAATACTTCGACAAGGCTGCTGATAATGAAGATGCTGGTGGGCACTATAATTTAGGAGTAATGTACCTTAAAGGGATCGGAGTGAAGAGGGATGTGAAGATTGCTTGTAAGTGTTTTATTGTGGCAGCCAATGCAGGTCAACCAAAGGCGTTTTATCAGTTGGCTAAGATGTTTCATACTGGTGTTGGGCTTAAAAAGAATCTTCCTATG GCTACTGCATTATACAAGCTAGTTGCCGAACGGGGACCATGGAGTTCCCTCTCTAGATGGGCACTTGAATCATACCTAAAAGGTGACATGGGCAAAGCATTCCTCTTGTATTCTAGGATGGCTGAGCTAGGTTACGAGATAGCACAGAGTAATGCTGCATGGATCCTTGACAAGTATGGTGAGCGCAGCATGTGCATGGGTGAATCGGGGGCTTGCACAGATGCAGAAAGGCATCAACGTGCTCATTCTTTGTGGTGGCAAGCTTCCGAGCAGGGTAACGAACATGCGGCATTACTTATTGGGGATGCATATTACTATGGCAGA GGAACTGTGAGGGATTATGAGCGTGCAGCTGAAGCTTACAAACATGCAAAATCCCAATCGAATGCTCAAGCTATGTTCAACCTGGGATACATGCATGAGCATGGCCAAGGACTTCCTTTTGACCTCCATCTTGCTAAGCGGTACTATGATCAGGCATTAGAGCTAGATCCTGCAGCAAAGTTGCCTGTCACACTGGCACTAGCAAGTTTGTGGGTACGAAAGAACTATGCTGACAGTTTCCTG GTCCACATAATTGATTCCCTGCCTGAAGTTTATCCTAGAGTTGAAGAATGGGTGGAGAATGTGATCATGGAGGAAGGAAATGCAACAATATTGACACTATTTGTCTGTCTACTCACTGTTCTATATCTGCGTGAGCGACAACGCAGGCATGCTATTGCTGCTGCGGGGGCACACGAACCTAATGAGCATGTTGTACCTGCTGCACGCTAA